TCCTAGGCAGTCCAGTGTTTGGCTGGGTCAAATGGAGTTCCGACAACTTGGTCTTCTGATAATTCAATAACCCCACGTTTTTGCGGCGCATTTGGCAGCTGGAGCTCCCGTGGGCTGCACATCATACCAAAACTCTTTTCGCCACGGAGTTCTCCTGGGAAGATGAGATTGCCCTTCGGCATCATAGCGCCAGATAAAGCCACGATCGTCTTGAGTCCGACACGAGCATTCGGAGCACCAGCCACGATTTGAACCGTCTGATCAGCTGCCACCTGCACTTGGCAGATATTCAGGTGGTCACTATCTGGATGGGCCACCATCTCAAGGATTTCCCCTACAACAAACTTAGGAACACGGTCGTTAACCAGCTCCGCTTGGAAGCCTTCTTTGGTCAATTCTTGGTTGAGAATCGCAACTTGCTCATCTGTCAGCTGAACCTGTCCGCGCTCTGTAATTTCAAAAAGATCTGATAGTTCAAAAATGTTCCAAGCTACTGTCTGTACATTATCTTCGCGGTAAACACGCGCAACATTTCCTTTGCGCTCAGCAGCCAACTTAGCTCCCTGATCATCAGCAGCGATGACCATGAGAACATCTCCAACATGCTCTTTGTTATATGTAAAAATCATTTCTTCCTCCAAAAATACTTTTAAAACTTCTTACAAATTTGCTAAAAAATCATTGATTTGACTCTTGGTCTTGCGGTCACGATTGACATAGCGACCAATCTCTCGTCCATCTTCCACGACAACCAGACTAGGTATCCCATAAACATCCCATTTTTGGGCCACAGCCATACACCGATCCCGATCCACCTCGATAAAGATGAAGTCAGGATTTTCAGCTTCTATCTCTGGCAGAAAAGGCTTGATGAAGCGACAGTCTCCGCACCAATCTGCTGTAAAAAAGAAGACAGTCTTCCCCTTATGATCCACATAAGAAGCTAGCTCTTCCATACTTTGCGGCCGAATCATCACTCTTCCTCATAGGTCAGCTGACCATTTTCATATACGAAGGTGAAATGGCGGTCGTCTTCTAGGACAACCCCTCCAACTGTACGGCTGTCGCTTGATTCATAAAGTTCTACATAGACCGTTGCAATCGGTCCTCGGCTGGCAAAAAATTCCCGCACGATCTGAACAATTTCTTCTCTATTACGCAGTCTTTTCTGCTCCTGCACAAGCTTGGCAGCTCCAAAGGCCACAGCTCCTGCTCCCAAAAGAGCGGTTGTCGTTAAAATGATTTTTTTAGCTTTCATGTAGAATATTTTAACACAAAAGCGCAGAGGCGACAAACAATATTACAGATTTCTCAGCTTCTTTTAGTTCATCCTGTTCTTCCCTCTAAAAAAGTGATAAAATAGAATCAGAAAGAAGGTAAACTTATGTCCGATTTATTTTCAAAAATCAAGGAAGTGACTGAGTTCTCAGCAATCTCCGGTCACGAGGCACCTGTCCGCAGCTATCTGCGCGA
Above is a window of Streptococcus cristatus ATCC 51100 DNA encoding:
- a CDS encoding DUF4651 domain-containing protein, whose product is MKAKKIILTTTALLGAGAVAFGAAKLVQEQKRLRNREEIVQIVREFFASRGPIATVYVELYESSDSRTVGGVVLEDDRHFTFVYENGQLTYEEE
- a CDS encoding thioredoxin family protein, with product MIRPQSMEELASYVDHKGKTVFFFTADWCGDCRFIKPFLPEIEAENPDFIFIEVDRDRCMAVAQKWDVYGIPSLVVVEDGREIGRYVNRDRKTKSQINDFLANL
- the ytpR gene encoding YtpR family tRNA-binding protein, which codes for MIFTYNKEHVGDVLMVIAADDQGAKLAAERKGNVARVYREDNVQTVAWNIFELSDLFEITERGQVQLTDEQVAILNQELTKEGFQAELVNDRVPKFVVGEILEMVAHPDSDHLNICQVQVAADQTVQIVAGAPNARVGLKTIVALSGAMMPKGNLIFPGELRGEKSFGMMCSPRELQLPNAPQKRGVIELSEDQVVGTPFDPAKHWTA